TCAATTCATTGCTTGAATGTTTTTTACTTCAGCAATGAAATCTACAACACTTTGCAAATCGCTAATGAATGACACTGGATATACTGACTGAACAGAATAAGGAACAACTAACTGAAGTGATTTATTCTTCATTTCTGTCAACTGTTGCTCACTAATTCCTGGTTGTATAGTAATTAGATGCTTACGTCCGATCTTATCCCCTTCGGCCAGAACTTGTCTCCATCTATCCTTGCATGTTGTTTTAGCGCCAAGCAGTCTTAGTTTTTCCTGAGGGAAAAGTGGATCATGGTAAGCAGAAAAATCAGGAAAGAGAAAGTCTGGTTTAGATTTATTTTCAGTCGTATTTTTTGACGAACCTTGCTGAAATTTTAACCCATGCAGACTAAATAAATAGTTCAAATGGTTTTCAAACGCAAAGCCAACACGGGACTTGCGTCTATTTTGTACACTTAGGGAAAAATCAATAAAATCATCAACATTATCGCCATTTTCACCAAACCCCTGAGCAAGTTTTTTAGCTACCTCAAAACGTTCGTATGTTCTGAACAATTTTTCTTCTTGCTCCAGCCATAACATTAAGGTTTCATCAGGTCCATATAATGGTTCTCCTGGCGTTTGCTCCCTTGCAAAAGAAGAGAATTCTTTTGATTTTGGAAAGCCATTAGGAAAACGCCTCAGCAATATTTCGAGTAAGTTATCATTCTTGCTTTCTGACTCTTCAAGCTCTATTCCCAAATCTTCAAATAGCATTCTTACTGGAAGAATAAGAGACTTGCCTTCGATAGACGATTGAGAAAATTCACTACTAATATTATTAATTCCAAATAAAGTTTTTAGCTGGAATTCTATAGCAGAACCTGACGGAGTAATAATTATTAACAAATCTCCGTTAATTTTTTTGATAATAAGAAAGAAGTCCCCTTCATTCATCATTGAAGATACGGGATTGGTTTTATAATACATTCTATATTCTGGTTTTCTATTCTTTTGATTATGGCGAGTATCATACCATGTCAGCGTATCCTCGTAAGAAATAGGATCGATTTCTTCACCTGATATATAAATAAGGTTGGCATTAAATAATATCTTTTCACCATTTTGGGGAACGGGAAGGTACCTGGCAAACCCTGCTTTTACTAACCCACCAATTTCGTGCTGATTAGATTTTTTAGAGTCAACATCGACAGCAGAAAGGTATTTAGCAACAGCGACTTCAAAATGGTTAGATAATTTTTCAAGCATTTTTATTATGTATCCCTTTAGTATCGATTTCTACTGAGCTACTTCCAGCACAAACCCACTCTTCTATCCTTTCTGAGAGATCTTGAATAGACAGTCTGTGTTTACCTTTTATAGCACATTCCCAAATAGTCATAATATGCCAGTTTTCATTCTTGAGTTCTTTGTGGATATTATTATCTCTGGTAACATTTTTTCCAATTTTCCCCATCCAAAATTCAGTTCTCGTTGCTGGGATTTTGAAAAGATAACATTCATGATGATGCCAAAAACATCCATGCGTAAAGATAATTTTTTTATACTCATCAATAACAAAGTCAGGCCTTCCAGGTAAATCCTTTACCTGTTTTCGAAACTTTAAGCCTAAGTCCTCAAGGATTTTTTCCAGTTTAACTTCAATGGCTGTATCACAGTTGCGAATCGCCTTCATATTTTTACTACGAATCGCAGGGTTATGAACATCAGCCATTTTTATACCTTACGCGACTTTTTTGCTGTTTTTTGACTTAATTGCATTCGCAATATAAGGCTTTAGCAGTTTTGCAACGGCTGAAAAAACAGGAACAACGACCGAATTCCCAAACTGCCGATATGCCTGGGTATCTGATACAGGAATACAGAATGATTTTTCACCAGGAGACTCGAATCCCATTAAGCGAGCACATTCACGAGGAGTTAACCTTCTTGGCCTATTTTCCAGATTTTTTTCATTATCGAAATCTTCTTCTCCTAGCTCCCGATCCCATCCGCGGTCTATCAGTATTTCTGAGCCATCTTTGTGGTAACGGGCTGACAAAGTACGGGCGACACTATCTGGATTACCAGGTGATACCAAGCCAAACCCAAATCCATTTCCCTTGGCCTGATGTTTTTTTGCGTAATTATATAAATATTTCCACAAAGTAGGAGTAAGGATATATTTTTTATCAACATTATCGTCGAGTAATTCTTTGATAGTTAATTTTTTATCTGGAAAGAATTGGTTAATTTCTTTCAGAGAAAATCCTTTGTGAATGTTGAGATCACGTCTAAATCCCACAAGAACAATGCGTTCTCTATGTTGGGGTAAGAAGTTCTTACCATCAATAACTTTAGGATCATTCGCTCCTGAATGTTCAGCGTCAGCAACCACATATCCCAGTTCATCCAGTGTTTGCATGATGACCCGAAATGTTTTTCCCTTATCATGGCTTTTCAGGTTTTTCACATTTTCTAATAAGAAAATAGGGGGTTTTTTGGCCGCAATAATTCTTGCAACATCAAAAAATAAAGTCCCTTGTGTGTCACATTCAAATCCATGGGCACGGCCTAAAGCGTTTTTCTTTGATACACCAGCAAGCGAAAAAGGCTGGCAAGGGAAACCCGCCAGCAATACATCATGGTCTGGGATTTCTCTATCTATGTTTTCATATGCTTCTTTTTCACTAACTGAAGAAGCATTGCTCAGTGTAATGTCTCTGATATCAGAGTTAAAAATATGACTTTTGGGGTCACAGTACCAATTCGCTTTGTAAGTTCTGGCTGCATTTTTGTCCCATTCACTGGTAAAAACACATTGCCCGCCAATATCTTCAAATCCTTTTCTTATCCCGCC
The genomic region above belongs to Pectobacterium colocasium and contains:
- a CDS encoding DNA cytosine methyltransferase, which gives rise to MKNVELIAQKLIKDNEQDQLHKRKEDKDLVKKLVDIYDQKHVSEALRAISHSEWTRETLNRWLNGKMPQKPLTDLEVKMLNSLLPSPPAHHPDYSFQFIDLFAGIGGIRKGFEDIGGQCVFTSEWDKNAARTYKANWYCDPKSHIFNSDIRDITLSNASSVSEKEAYENIDREIPDHDVLLAGFPCQPFSLAGVSKKNALGRAHGFECDTQGTLFFDVARIIAAKKPPIFLLENVKNLKSHDKGKTFRVIMQTLDELGYVVADAEHSGANDPKVIDGKNFLPQHRERIVLVGFRRDLNIHKGFSLKEINQFFPDKKLTIKELLDDNVDKKYILTPTLWKYLYNYAKKHQAKGNGFGFGLVSPGNPDSVARTLSARYHKDGSEILIDRGWDRELGEEDFDNEKNLENRPRRLTPRECARLMGFESPGEKSFCIPVSDTQAYRQFGNSVVVPVFSAVAKLLKPYIANAIKSKNSKKVA
- a CDS encoding very short patch repair endonuclease — its product is MADVHNPAIRSKNMKAIRNCDTAIEVKLEKILEDLGLKFRKQVKDLPGRPDFVIDEYKKIIFTHGCFWHHHECYLFKIPATRTEFWMGKIGKNVTRDNNIHKELKNENWHIMTIWECAIKGKHRLSIQDLSERIEEWVCAGSSSVEIDTKGIHNKNA
- a CDS encoding type II restriction endonuclease; translation: MLEKLSNHFEVAVAKYLSAVDVDSKKSNQHEIGGLVKAGFARYLPVPQNGEKILFNANLIYISGEEIDPISYEDTLTWYDTRHNQKNRKPEYRMYYKTNPVSSMMNEGDFFLIIKKINGDLLIIITPSGSAIEFQLKTLFGINNISSEFSQSSIEGKSLILPVRMLFEDLGIELEESESKNDNLLEILLRRFPNGFPKSKEFSSFAREQTPGEPLYGPDETLMLWLEQEEKLFRTYERFEVAKKLAQGFGENGDNVDDFIDFSLSVQNRRKSRVGFAFENHLNYLFSLHGLKFQQGSSKNTTENKSKPDFLFPDFSAYHDPLFPQEKLRLLGAKTTCKDRWRQVLAEGDKIGRKHLITIQPGISEQQLTEMKNKSLQLVVPYSVQSVYPVSFISDLQSVVDFIAEVKNIQAMN